The following coding sequences lie in one Primulina huaijiensis isolate GDHJ02 chromosome 2, ASM1229523v2, whole genome shotgun sequence genomic window:
- the LOC140971341 gene encoding uncharacterized protein, translating into MEVVSSDVVCRFAEAAALQTILAAQKSLACLILLMGALLNNIDGLPDLTEKRFPIDDLHRLEKPGPDNKDASDTEDDDEDDDADEQDDDDDAGDEDFSAGEEGGDDEEGDPEDEPEANGNGGSGDDDEDDDDNGDGDEDGDEDEEDEEEEEEDQPPAKKRK; encoded by the exons ATGGAGGTGGTGAGCTCTGACGTAGTATGCAGATTTGCTGAGGCTGCAGCGCTTCAAACTATCTTGGCTGCTCAAAAGTCCCTTGCTTGCCTTATTTTACTG ATGGGAGCTCTGTTGAACAACATTGATGGGCTACCTGACTTGACTGAGAAAAG GTTCCCAATTGACGATCTTCATAGATTGGAAAAGCCCGGACCCGACAACAAAGATGCATCTGACActgaggatgatgatgaagatgatgatgcTGATGAgcaggatgatgatgatgatgccGGTGACGAAGATTTCTCCGCCGGCGAAGAAGGTGGAGATGACGAGGAAGGAGATCCAGAAGACGAACCAGAAGCCAACGGTAATGGAGGTagtggtgatgatgatgaggatgatgatgataatgGGGATGGCGACGAGGATGGCGACGAGGATGAGGAAgatgaggaggaggaggaggaggatcAACCACCGGCTAAGAAGAGGAAGTGA
- the LOC140971342 gene encoding triphosphate tunnel metalloenzyme 3-like isoform X1: MEIEVKLRLPNKASYQKLLSLLSPFHVITHNQHNTFFDGSASELISRRAILRLRFHEQTNLPKCFICLKAKAIISNGVSRVEEDEEEVDPAIGRACFEDPGKLTEVDSRVLRRIKEEFGVSGFVGLGGFRNVRNVYEWNEVKLEVDEVKYEFGDLYEVECESVEPERVKVMIEEFFKENGIEYSDSAMSKFAIFRAGKLPT; encoded by the exons ATGGAGATTGAAGTTAAGCTCCGATTACCGAACAAAGCCTCCTATCAGAAGCTTCTCTCGTTACTTTCTCCGTTTCATGTCATCACCCATAATCAACACAACACATTCTTTGACGGCTCGGCTTCTGAGTTGATCTCACGCCGAGCCATACTCCGTCTTCGCTTCCATGAGCAAACTAACCTCCCCAAATGCTTCATTTGCCTCAAGGCCAAAGCAATTATCAGCAACGGCGTGAGCCGTGTTGAGGAAGACGAGGAGGAGGTGGACCCTGCCATAGGGAGAGCTTGCTTTGAGGACCCTGGGAAGCTAACGGAAGTGGATTCAAGGGTTCTGAGGAGAATAAAAGAAGAATTTGGCGTATCTGGTTTTGTGGGTTTGGGAGGGTTTAGAAATGTAAGAAATGTGTATGAGTGGAATGAGGTAAAATTGGAGGTGGATGAGGTTAAATACGAATTCGGGGATTTGTACGAGGTGGAGTGCGAGAGCGTGGAGCCTGAGAGAGTTAAGGTAATGATCGAGGAGTTCTTTAAAGAAAATGGAATTGAGTACTCTGATTCGGCTATGTCAAAGTTTGCAATTTTCCGGGCTGGAAAGTTGCCAACCTA G
- the LOC140971342 gene encoding triphosphate tunnel metalloenzyme 3-like isoform X2, whose protein sequence is MEIEVKLRLPNKASYQKLLSLLSPFHVITHNQHNTFFDGSASELISRRAILRLRFHEQTNLPKCFICLKAKAIISNGVSRVEEDEEEVDPAIGRACFEDPGKLTEVDSRVLRRIKEEFGVSGFVGLGGFRNVRNVYEWNEVKLEVDEVKYEFGDLYEVECESVEPERVKVMIEEFFKENGIEYSDSAMSKFAIFRAGKLPT, encoded by the coding sequence ATGGAGATTGAAGTTAAGCTCCGATTACCGAACAAAGCCTCCTATCAGAAGCTTCTCTCGTTACTTTCTCCGTTTCATGTCATCACCCATAATCAACACAACACATTCTTTGACGGCTCGGCTTCTGAGTTGATCTCACGCCGAGCCATACTCCGTCTTCGCTTCCATGAGCAAACTAACCTCCCCAAATGCTTCATTTGCCTCAAGGCCAAAGCAATTATCAGCAACGGCGTGAGCCGTGTTGAGGAAGACGAGGAGGAGGTGGACCCTGCCATAGGGAGAGCTTGCTTTGAGGACCCTGGGAAGCTAACGGAAGTGGATTCAAGGGTTCTGAGGAGAATAAAAGAAGAATTTGGCGTATCTGGTTTTGTGGGTTTGGGAGGGTTTAGAAATGTAAGAAATGTGTATGAGTGGAATGAGGTAAAATTGGAGGTGGATGAGGTTAAATACGAATTCGGGGATTTGTACGAGGTGGAGTGCGAGAGCGTGGAGCCTGAGAGAGTTAAGGTAATGATCGAGGAGTTCTTTAAAGAAAATGGAATTGAGTACTCTGATTCGGCTATGTCAAAGTTTGCAATTTTCCGGGCTGGAAAGTTGCCAACCTAG